The DNA sequence AATGGCGAGCTGTGGCGATACAGCACAGCACGGCGCTTCGCTTGTTCAGTAAGCCGTGGTGATTATTGGTTCAGATATCAAACACAGCTCGAACAACTTTAGTTGACTTTTACGCAACAGTGTTCGGCGATGTGGATGCAAGCTTACGTTGCATGGCCGCAAAATATGAAAATCTCGCCATGCTCGCGTCATTTCTAATATGTATCCATTTTCTACAGAAAACGCCGGTCTCACACAAGGTGatagagaagagaaggagagatcgTATCAACCGATGCCTAAACGAACTCGGAAAAACCGTGCCCATGGCACTGGCAAAACAGGTGCGTAACCAAGTCCTGCTATTGAGCTTTCAGTCTCCGAACGTTTTCGTGCAGCTACTGTTGACTGGAAGCACGCGTTTGATACTCACCGTAATGCTGATCGTGGTTTTGGGAAGGCAGATTCTCGACACTGTTCCTAATAATTCTAATAGATGCGCACCTATGCATGGCgtctaatatttttaaacataatattatctatctatctatctatgtttATTCAACAAGCTGTAATTTGCAATGCAGACTTCTGGGAAACTCGAAAAGGCAGAAATTTTGGAGATGACGGTGCAGTACCTGCGCGCGCTCCACTCGGCAGACTTTCCTCGAGGCAGAGAGAAAGGTACGTAACCGTAGATTCCCAGAACTGTGCAGCTGGACGGACGCGCGTGGGCTTCGCAGCAGTTGCGCACAATAGAAATCATCACAGTCTCCGTCTCGTTCGGCTAAACCTTCGCTTAAATCAACGTAGAAAGACTTAGACGTCACTGAACTGAGACTtcaggaaataaaaatgtaatcaaaacaCCAAACGATACTAAAAGGGTCATGCTTAAAATACTTCCactaaaaacataattttattaataaaaattgccgattttttttctattgcttGGGCATTCTGTGCCTCATACACAAGTTTCTAAACATAATTAGTGAAACAATTTGGAGGGCCTACTCAAAGTAGATATTTGGTGATTAAcgatttaatgcatttttaaaatttacttttattctttGCCGCAGGAGAACTACTTACAGAGTTTGCCAACTACTTCCATTACGGTTATCATGAATGTATGAAGAATCTTGTGCATTACTTGACCACAGTGGAACGAATGGAGACCAAAGACACTAAATACGCCCGGATTCTAGCCTTTCTGCAGTCCAAAGTGGTCACGGAGCCCGTTTTCGGCTCGCTCGGGAACATATCACCGGACGCCACGGACTACTTGTGCCAACTTCATTCTTCCTCAGAGTATCAGAGCCCGAGCCCAACCGAATCCGTATTTCAGCACAGCTCTCCCGGACACTTTTCATGGCATAGCTCGGCGCGTAGCCCCACGCTCGCGTATCCAGCGGTGTCTCTCTCCGCGAGCACGCAACAACACGCGGGCTATTTGTCGCCGGCGCAGGGACTTGATCATCACTACATCAACTTCATCGGCCACTCGCACGCGAACGCTTTCAGCTTGCACACTGCACAACACGCCgctttgtaaatgtgtttgtttttatttctaatttatatgtgtataacTGTATTATTTCAAACGTTATTTTgatattaaatgaaataaatacatttgcaaaacattCTGTTAGAACTCGGTCCATTTACTGTGCAAAATGTTGACTGTTGGCCTACATCTGATTTTGGCGTAAAAATGTGAACAGGCGTTGTCATCAGTTTAAATAACAacaactttacacacacacacacacacacacacacacacacacacacacacaaacacaattaaaaataagttgCCATAAAGATTTCACAACCTAGGCTGTATATGTCACAAACGGGGATGATTCTTACATCAGACGGTTTCCATTGCCACTTTAAAAAACCCACGTGTTTCCCACGTTTATGATGAACCGTACTGGCGACGTGACCGGTAGCCTGTTCAAGCTACTGCAGGTGTTTAGTttaccccccccaaacaaattgcatttttaaaaagcaggctTCATAACAGCGTGAGAAAGTAGGCTAACGCTCCATCTAAACGATTGTAAAATTGAGAGGAGTtgcagtgctgtgatttgtgCGTATTCGGTCATTTCGTCATCATCGCCATTATTACCAACGTTGTCATCACGCCTCTCTTCCAATAAGCGCACAGGATGCTGGAGATCCGTTCGTTGGACTAAGACTCCCTGACTGACAATGCGGTTCTTTCCCGAGGGGTTCGAACACAATGTGaccaccaccccacctcctATGACAGTTGTCCCCAcctatatttaaatataattgcaaataacaaaaaaggatcAGTCAATACACGCTTGCGGACGAGGGGAAGCATGTTTAACTTAGGAAGAGAGTGAGGAATGGTGTCACTTCCATCACTAGCCAAGTTAAACAAGTTACAAATTaactcccttgctctctctgtacacatacacacttgcttATTCTGTGACCcgaagacaaacacacactgacacagtgcCACCCGTCCACACTCATAAACTCTCACAAAGATTTCACTGCAAGTTTCATTCATGTCAACATTTTTCAGTGATCTTAAAACAGAATCGCCGCCATTACTGGGGCACAGTATTTTCTAGGTTCAGCATTCGATGCCCACCCCAACCGTGAGCACTCTTTCCAGCTACTCAGCGCATTACGACCCCCAAAAGCGTGCGCAAGCTCCGCCTTCTTCTGTATATGTATTTAGGCAAATGAGCATGCCCGCTCTGCTCCCGGGCCAGGATTAGAGATGGCCACCAGGGTGGAAGTGAAGGGTGAACAGAAGCCCTGCGAAACTTTGGGGATATTTGCATAGAGTTTAACCAGGCTGCAGCCAGCCGTGGAAGGGATTGTGTGAGAGACGCTTggcctcgctctctctctctctctctctctctctcgtactgGTTTGAGGGAGGCCCTCTCACGCCACTgcggcaggggggggggggggggggtggggccTACACCCGTCTCTTTCCTCTACCGCCTCGAACACCCGATGTGCTGAGGCAGGGAAATcagaagctctgtgtgtgtgattgagagagagagagagagagagagagagactgcattgGACAGGGCAGGGACGTCCTATTGAGGAGTGTCTGAAAGGAAGACAACCTTCGGCTTCTTGGGATTTATCCTTGACTGACTCTGAAGGAAAATAATCAGGCGTATGAAATCAAAGCTgctgacacacatacatacacacacacacacacacacacacacacacacacacacacacacacacacacacacacacacacacactcacacacacacacacacacacacacacgcacatgcgcacgtgATGGTCGGAGACAGAGTGGACTCCTTGAGACTCCACCAGAATTTGTGGCCTCTCCTTTTATGAATCCGTACCTGCGCACACCTGCATGCGCCCATCCACCTTCGGGTCTGGTTACGAATGGCAATGGCTATGTGGTTGAGAGTGGACAGACAGGACTAATGGATCGATGAGTGAACGATCAGAGAGAAGCCGACAAGACGCTCAggcgggaaaaaaaaacccataatgCCATGAAAGGTGTGGATGCGATGAAAATGGCTGTACCAGAAACAAGTCAATATTGGTTTAGATCACAGCGGACAACAGCGCTCCAAGCGGAGGGGAAACGACTGAAGAGAAATTAGCACATTTTAGCTTCACTAGGCTCTATGAATAATAACCGGCAACGCCTCGCTAACCACGTCCGGAGGTCTAGCCCCTTTCTTATGTAAAACGCCTTCAAACCTCCACTGAGAACCTCAGAGGGAGCAGCATCTTGAGTGACAAGTTCCCCACGAATCTCTGTGAGGAAGATTCGGTGGAGTCCAGTACGATCCACAATGATTGGTGGTGGAGGGAGATCAACGTCATCCCACAACTGAAACTTTTTAGCTTTGAGCTGAAGTCCCATTTCATGCACAAAATGGCTTTTAAACAACCAGAAGGGTTAAAGTGGAGTTATTTAATCATAAAACCCTTGCAAACATGAGATACAAAATCAGTGTGCGCAAATCAAGTCCCTTCTTACATATGCTAAGTGTGCTGGAAGTATACACCACATAAACACCACAAACCAACTTGCATTTCTAAATCTAAACATTCCTTTCTCCCATCTTTCGTTAAGATAAAAACATATGACTGAAATTATTCAGCATTATTACACTATTTCAATTATGCAAATAAGCAGTACTCTCCTCAAGACCCTGGAATGATGAATGTTTGTATGAAAACACCTTAAGATAAGCATTCGTGACTTTGGTTAAATTCTTTCGATTACTCTTTTAATAACTGCCTGGCCAACTATAACTTTAATTGCTAACTACCTTTCTTACATTGCTTAAGTGACTGTTTTGGATTGTCTAACCAAGCCTTGGTAATACCATATTCACCACACACCAGAGAAGGGTAGACTCTCATCTTGTTGGGgaaaaggtgtttttttctgttttgttttttgtttgtttgttttgctatttaAGCCTTTTGTCTTGGTTACTGGAGGTCACGAGAggctttaaaatgaatttgttaCAACAACATTTGAGAAAATTCCATATGAATGACGCTTTACCCACAAATCCTTAATCTACTTATACCAGACCATTTCTGGTTCAAGACGATTACAGGGTTACATCATTTTAAAGGTTCATCCAAAGACAAATGAATATTGAAATATGGAAAACGTGAATGGTTGTGGACCCAGTATAAGATTATACAAGTCTCAGCCAAGTGAATCTGTTTACCTACCCTCCTGGTTAAGTGTTTGGCACATTGGACTGTATCATCTTCACAAAGGGCCAACAGTGACCTCACACAAGaagtttctctctcatttccctctCGGATAAGACTGGATATTAACTGGACATATTCGCTATACCTAGTTTAAGGTGGCTTTGAAGTTTGAACTTCACCTAAAAGCCTACATTCCAGTCTGGCTCCCCAGGTGTGGATGGAGGTTCTGGTCATGTGCTGACGTTACGGGGTCCTTGCGGAGAAGCGGGCGGTAGTCTAGGCGTCCAGACGGGTGCGTGTGCAGCAGGCGGAGCACGCGGCCCAGATCCTCCTGGTTGCCGCACACTCCGCacagctgcaggacagcagCAAGGTCCCACGCAGAGAGGTGG is a window from the Electrophorus electricus isolate fEleEle1 chromosome 9, fEleEle1.pri, whole genome shotgun sequence genome containing:
- the helt gene encoding hairy and enhancer of split-related protein helt, translated to MASKMKDRKKTPVSHKVIEKRRRDRINRCLNELGKTVPMALAKQTSGKLEKAEILEMTVQYLRALHSADFPRGREKGELLTEFANYFHYGYHECMKNLVHYLTTVERMETKDTKYARILAFLQSKVVTEPVFGSLGNISPDATDYLCQLHSSSEYQSPSPTESVFQHSSPGHFSWHSSARSPTLAYPAVSLSASTQQHAGYLSPAQGLDHHYINFIGHSHANAFSLHTAQHAAL